CGCTGGGAGCTGGCGACACGGGAATTCCTCACACCGGCAACGGACACCGGCGGAGTTTCGGCAACAAGGCCGAACTCAGGGTTCGGCACTGTCCTACAGCGGTGAGAAGGCGTCTGCCTCCTCCAGAGCGTCCAGTACGGCCAGGTAGGCCAGGTCCCGCTTGCGCACGACCTCGCGCTCGGAGCGGCCGCCGTAGTCATAGAAGCCCCGGCCGGTCTTGGGTCCGTAGAAGCCCTGGTCGACGACCTCCTTGAGGTAGGGCGGCACTTCGAGGCCCATCTCCGCCGTGCCTTCGGCGATCAGGTCGAGTCCGTTGAAGTCCAGACTCTGGAAGATGCCCACCAGCCCCAGCCGCACGCCGACGCTGGTCTTCATCACGAAGTCGATGTCCTCCAAGGTCGCGGCGCCGTCGTCCATCAGTTCCTCCGCCGCAGCTCCCATCGCCATCATGATCTTGTTGGCGATGAAGCCGATCGCGAACCGCTTCATCACGAGCGGCTGCTTCCCGATCCGTCGGAGCAGGTCGGCGGTCCACTGCAGCGACTCCTCAGACGAGTCGGGTCCGCCGGCGACCTCCACCAGAGGGACGATGTACGGTGGCATGAACCAGTGGGCACAGACGAACCGCTCGGGTCCGGCAGCCGTCACCTGAGCGAACAGGTCCAGAGCCGAGGTGTTGCTCGCCAGCACCACATCCGGCGCCGCCGCATCTTCGAACGCGTTGACGACAGCCTGCTTGGCGGCGATGGTCTCGCTGACCACCTCCATCGCGAACTCGGCTCCTGCCGCCGCTTCGGCCAGCGACCTGGTCGGATGGAGGCGCCCCAGGATCGCAGGGATCTCGACGGGGTCCAGACGGCCTCCGTCGACCAGTACCCGCAGGTTTGCCTCCACCAATCCGGGGGCGCGCGCCAGGGCTGTCTCG
This bacterium DNA region includes the following protein-coding sequences:
- a CDS encoding 3-hydroxyacyl-CoA dehydrogenase family protein; the protein is MRASPDEVQRVAVVGAGTMGHSIAQVFAQAGIDVDLVDLDETALARAPGLVEANLRVLVDGGRLDPVEIPAILGRLHPTRSLAEAAAGAEFAMEVVSETIAAKQAVVNAFEDAAAPDVVLASNTSALDLFAQVTAAGPERFVCAHWFMPPYIVPLVEVAGGPDSSEESLQWTADLLRRIGKQPLVMKRFAIGFIANKIMMAMGAAAEELMDDGAATLEDIDFVMKTSVGVRLGLVGIFQSLDFNGLDLIAEGTAEMGLEVPPYLKEVVDQGFYGPKTGRGFYDYGGRSEREVVRKRDLAYLAVLDALEEADAFSPL